Proteins encoded within one genomic window of Bombina bombina isolate aBomBom1 chromosome 1, aBomBom1.pri, whole genome shotgun sequence:
- the BIRC7 gene encoding baculoviral IAP repeat-containing protein 7 isoform X2 produces MRCEARRLRSFQGWEGAVPAAELARAGFFYLGPGDRVQCFYCGGVLRCWEPGDRPQVEHYKFFPDCPFVQADRPDGQVLGRWDDEGSQAVYPELESEQQRLDTYRNWPRYAEVSPEQLAQAGFFYTGHTDNVKCFHCDGGLRNWERGDDPWREHARWFPECEFLVQSKGQAFVRTVQEAYLSSPESSPETRQLDRRQVSSTEPVRIPAAPIQTNHSEHQHPKEPDALLSTEEQLRRLKEERMCKVCMDRDVSMLFVPCGHLVVCTECAPNLRHCPICRSTIRGSVRAFMS; encoded by the exons ATGCGATGCGAGGCCCGGCGGCTACGCTCTTTCCAAGGGTGGGAGGGTGCGGTTCCTGCGGCTGAATTGGCCCGGGCGGGGTTCTTTTACTTGGGACCAGGGGACCGAGTGCAGTGCTTCTACTGCGGGGGAGTGCTGCGCTGCTGGGAACCCGGAGACAGACCACAAGTCGAGCACTACAAGTTTTTCCCGGACTGTCCCTTCGTTCAGGCGGACCGACCGGACGGACAGGTGTTGGGTCGCTGGGATGACGAAGGGAGCCAAGCAGTGTATCCTGAGCTAGAGAGTGAGCAGCAGAGACTGGACACCTACCGGAACTGGCCGCGGTACGCTGAGGTTAGCCCGGAGCAGCTGGCACAGGCGGGCTTCTTCTACACAG gacACACTGACAATGTAAAATGTTTTCATTGTGATGGGGGATTAAGGAACTGGGAGAGAGGAGATGATCCCTGGAGGGAGCACGCTAGATGGTTCCCAGA GTGCGAGTTCCTTGTGCAAAGTAAGGGTCAGGCGTTTGTTCGCACTGTGCAAGAGGCCTATCTTAGCAGCCCTGAGAGCTCT CCAGAAACCCGCCAGCTAGATAGACGCCAAGTCTCTTCCACTG aACCTGTGAGAATCCCAGCTGCCCCGATACAAACAAACCATTCAGAACACCAACACCCAAAGGAACCAG ATGCCTTGCTAAGTACAGAAGAGCAGCTGCGACGTTTGAAGGAGGAGCGCATGTGCAAAGTGTGCATGGACCGTGATGTCTCAATGCTTTTTGTACCCTGTGGACACCTGGTAGTTTGCACAGAATGTGCTCCTAATCTGAGACACTGCCCTATCTGCAGATCCACTATTCGTGGCAGTGTAAGGGCTTTTATGTCCTGA
- the BIRC7 gene encoding baculoviral IAP repeat-containing protein 7 isoform X1, giving the protein MRCEARRLRSFQGWEGAVPAAELARAGFFYLGPGDRVQCFYCGGVLRCWEPGDRPQVEHYKFFPDCPFVQADRPDGQVLGRWDDEGSQAVYPELESEQQRLDTYRNWPRYAEVSPEQLAQAGFFYTGHTDNVKCFHCDGGLRNWERGDDPWREHARWFPECEFLVQSKGQAFVRTVQEAYLSSPESSPETRQLDRRQVSSTDSPGDLQLLLQSSSAQGALQMGFDRSLVESLVQSRFLLTGAAYDSVFDLVTDLLQAEEEARVVHSPEPVRIPAAPIQTNHSEHQHPKEPDALLSTEEQLRRLKEERMCKVCMDRDVSMLFVPCGHLVVCTECAPNLRHCPICRSTIRGSVRAFMS; this is encoded by the exons ATGCGATGCGAGGCCCGGCGGCTACGCTCTTTCCAAGGGTGGGAGGGTGCGGTTCCTGCGGCTGAATTGGCCCGGGCGGGGTTCTTTTACTTGGGACCAGGGGACCGAGTGCAGTGCTTCTACTGCGGGGGAGTGCTGCGCTGCTGGGAACCCGGAGACAGACCACAAGTCGAGCACTACAAGTTTTTCCCGGACTGTCCCTTCGTTCAGGCGGACCGACCGGACGGACAGGTGTTGGGTCGCTGGGATGACGAAGGGAGCCAAGCAGTGTATCCTGAGCTAGAGAGTGAGCAGCAGAGACTGGACACCTACCGGAACTGGCCGCGGTACGCTGAGGTTAGCCCGGAGCAGCTGGCACAGGCGGGCTTCTTCTACACAG gacACACTGACAATGTAAAATGTTTTCATTGTGATGGGGGATTAAGGAACTGGGAGAGAGGAGATGATCCCTGGAGGGAGCACGCTAGATGGTTCCCAGA GTGCGAGTTCCTTGTGCAAAGTAAGGGTCAGGCGTTTGTTCGCACTGTGCAAGAGGCCTATCTTAGCAGCCCTGAGAGCTCT CCAGAAACCCGCCAGCTAGATAGACGCCAAGTCTCTTCCACTG ATTCCCCTGGTGACTTGCAGTTGCTTCTCCAGTCCTCATCAGCACAGGGAGCCCTTCAGATGGGGTTTGACCGGAGTCTGGTAGAGAGCCTGGTGCAAAGCAGGTTTCTGCTGACTGGAGCCGCATATGATTCAGTGTTTGACCTTGTCACAGACCTATTGCAGGCAGAAGAGGAGGCAAGAGTTGTTCACAGCCCAG aACCTGTGAGAATCCCAGCTGCCCCGATACAAACAAACCATTCAGAACACCAACACCCAAAGGAACCAG ATGCCTTGCTAAGTACAGAAGAGCAGCTGCGACGTTTGAAGGAGGAGCGCATGTGCAAAGTGTGCATGGACCGTGATGTCTCAATGCTTTTTGTACCCTGTGGACACCTGGTAGTTTGCACAGAATGTGCTCCTAATCTGAGACACTGCCCTATCTGCAGATCCACTATTCGTGGCAGTGTAAGGGCTTTTATGTCCTGA